A region from the Achromobacter seleniivolatilans genome encodes:
- a CDS encoding L-threonylcarbamoyladenylate synthase: MTALPLPESASAAEIAIATQRLLDGELAAFPTETVYGLGADAENPQAVAKIYAAKGRPSNHPVIVHIAPQGDVSYWAAEVPPEARLLIDAFWPGPLTLILKRAPHIVDTVSGGQDSIGIRCPSHPVAQALLAAFAAGKPNGQGGVAAPSANKFGQVSPTSAEHVKSEFPEEVAAGMPVLEGGPSEVGIESTILDLSRLDRGAGPVLLRPGHISAAQIEAVLGVQVFAPDAAAPRASGTLKAHYAPRTPLELASDARLQDVVQGRNLPEGAVVVVAYGDQPAAMDARLQWQSVPADPARYAQALYGLLRDLDKQGYARIIVQAPPATDAWHAVNDRIGRAAAAFTLDTTDL; the protein is encoded by the coding sequence ATGACAGCCTTGCCTTTGCCTGAGTCCGCCAGCGCTGCGGAAATCGCTATCGCCACCCAGCGCCTGCTGGATGGCGAACTGGCCGCGTTTCCCACCGAGACCGTATACGGTCTCGGTGCGGACGCGGAAAACCCGCAAGCCGTGGCGAAGATCTACGCAGCCAAAGGCCGGCCGTCGAATCATCCCGTCATTGTGCATATCGCTCCGCAAGGCGATGTGTCGTATTGGGCGGCCGAGGTGCCGCCCGAGGCGCGTTTGTTGATTGACGCATTTTGGCCGGGCCCGTTGACCTTGATCCTGAAACGCGCGCCGCACATCGTCGATACGGTCAGTGGCGGGCAGGACAGCATCGGCATCCGTTGCCCCTCGCATCCCGTGGCGCAGGCATTGCTGGCTGCGTTTGCCGCCGGTAAACCGAACGGGCAAGGTGGCGTGGCCGCGCCTTCGGCCAACAAGTTTGGCCAGGTATCGCCGACCAGCGCAGAGCATGTGAAGAGCGAGTTCCCGGAAGAAGTCGCCGCCGGCATGCCCGTGCTGGAAGGCGGGCCGTCGGAAGTGGGGATTGAATCCACCATTCTGGATCTGTCTCGCCTGGATCGGGGCGCAGGTCCGGTGCTATTGCGTCCGGGGCATATCAGCGCCGCGCAGATTGAAGCGGTGTTGGGTGTGCAGGTGTTCGCCCCTGATGCCGCCGCGCCGCGCGCCTCTGGCACTTTGAAGGCCCATTACGCGCCGCGCACACCGCTGGAATTGGCGTCCGATGCGCGTTTGCAGGATGTGGTGCAAGGCCGCAACCTGCCTGAAGGCGCCGTGGTGGTGGTCGCTTACGGAGACCAGCCCGCCGCGATGGATGCCCGCCTGCAATGGCAATCCGTGCCTGCGGACCCGGCGCGGTATGCGCAAGCGCTCTACGGTTTGTTGCGTGATCTGGATAAGCAGGGTTATGCGCGCATCATCGTGCAAGCCCCGCCTGCAACGGATGCGTGGCACGCAGTCAACGACCGTATCGGCCGCGCCGCTGCGGCGTTCACGCTGGATACGACGGATTTGTGA
- a CDS encoding IclR family transcriptional regulator domain-containing protein yields MLPNFPPPGYAAPLAAEDHPDQFRGDADYMLTLARGLHVIRAFGTRRQPQTAADLSRRAGLPRAVVQRCLHTLILLGIAEQHGRLYVLTPRILGLGYAYFSSTPFVSLAQPVLEELSATVNETCALAIMEGHEMLYLARSEVNRLLATSMGLGSRLPAYCTSIGRVLLAQLPEAALTRYFAATELQPYTEFTITTESKLRAELERIREQDYALVDQELELNVRAIALPVRSASGKACGAVNVSVKAARVPLNRLTEEFLPPLRQAVERIGEFLVA; encoded by the coding sequence ATGCTGCCCAACTTCCCGCCCCCCGGTTACGCCGCGCCTCTGGCCGCGGAGGACCATCCCGATCAGTTTCGCGGCGATGCGGATTACATGCTGACGCTGGCTCGCGGCCTGCATGTCATCCGCGCCTTTGGCACGCGCCGGCAACCGCAGACGGCAGCGGATCTGAGCCGGCGCGCCGGCCTGCCCAGGGCTGTGGTGCAACGCTGCTTGCATACGCTGATCCTGCTGGGCATTGCCGAGCAGCATGGCCGGCTGTATGTACTGACGCCGCGCATTCTGGGATTGGGGTATGCATATTTTTCGTCCACGCCGTTCGTGTCGCTGGCGCAACCCGTACTGGAAGAGTTGAGCGCAACGGTCAACGAGACGTGTGCGCTGGCCATCATGGAAGGCCACGAGATGCTGTATCTGGCGCGTTCCGAAGTGAACCGCCTGTTGGCCACGTCTATGGGACTGGGCAGCCGCCTGCCGGCCTATTGCACGTCGATTGGCCGCGTGCTGCTGGCGCAATTGCCCGAGGCGGCGCTCACGCGCTACTTCGCCGCGACCGAATTGCAGCCCTATACCGAATTCACCATCACCACCGAATCCAAACTGCGCGCAGAGCTTGAACGCATCCGTGAACAGGATTACGCGCTGGTGGATCAGGAATTGGAGTTGAACGTACGCGCCATCGCGTTGCCGGTGCGCTCTGCCAGCGGCAAAGCCTGTGGCGCAGTGAACGTCAGCGTCAAGGCAGCCCGTGTGCCGTTGAACCGCCTGACAGAAGAATTCTTGCCGCCTCTGCGGCAAGCGGTCGAGCGGATTGGGGAATTCTTGGTGGCTTGA
- a CDS encoding 3-oxoacid CoA-transferase subunit B, which yields MFRPLTREAMARRLALDIPDGSYVNLGIGMPVLVAAHLPAGREIVLHSENGILGMGPPPAKDAINLDLINAGKQPVTLLAGGSFFHHADSFAMMRGGHLDICVMGGMQVAANGDLANWSLNKPGEAPAVGGAMDLAVGARSVFIMMEHNSKNGEPKIVSQCTYPLTGAGVVDRIYTDLAVIDVTPDGLLVRDMIDGMTLTELQTRTGAPLRAA from the coding sequence ATGTTTCGTCCCCTGACCCGCGAAGCCATGGCGCGCCGCCTGGCCCTGGATATCCCCGATGGCAGCTACGTCAATCTGGGCATCGGCATGCCGGTGCTGGTGGCGGCCCATCTGCCCGCCGGCCGCGAAATCGTGCTGCATAGCGAAAACGGCATATTGGGCATGGGCCCGCCGCCGGCCAAGGACGCTATCAATCTGGACTTGATCAATGCCGGCAAGCAACCGGTAACGCTGCTTGCCGGTGGTTCGTTCTTTCACCACGCGGATTCGTTTGCCATGATGCGCGGCGGCCACCTGGACATCTGCGTGATGGGCGGCATGCAGGTCGCGGCCAATGGCGATCTGGCCAACTGGTCGCTCAACAAGCCGGGCGAAGCGCCTGCCGTAGGCGGTGCCATGGATCTGGCCGTAGGCGCGCGCAGCGTGTTCATCATGATGGAGCACAACAGCAAGAACGGCGAACCGAAGATCGTCAGCCAGTGCACGTATCCGCTGACGGGAGCAGGCGTGGTGGATCGTATCTACACCGATCTTGCGGTCATCGATGTCACGCCAGACGGCCTGCTGGTTCGGGATATGATCGACGGCATGACTCTGACCGAACTGCAAACGCGCACCGGCGCGCCACTGCGCGCGGCTTGA
- a CDS encoding 3-oxoacid CoA-transferase subunit A, translating to MINKFIDTPAAAVADIHDGATVLISGFGGAGMPTELIHALIEQGAGDLTVVSNNAGNHETGLAALVKAGRVRKVICSFPKASHSWVFDDLYRQGRIELECVPQGTIAERLRAAGAGLGGFFTPTAYGTELALGKETRIIDGRGHVFETPLHGDFALVKADQADRWGNLTYHMSARNFGPIMCMAAKTTIVQVRAKAELGELPPEAIVTPGIFVKRVTEVANAAFSS from the coding sequence ATGATCAATAAATTCATTGATACGCCCGCAGCCGCGGTCGCGGACATACACGACGGCGCCACCGTGCTGATCAGCGGCTTTGGCGGCGCAGGCATGCCCACCGAATTGATCCACGCGCTGATTGAACAGGGCGCGGGCGACCTGACGGTCGTCAGCAATAACGCGGGCAATCACGAAACCGGCTTGGCGGCACTGGTCAAGGCGGGACGCGTGCGCAAAGTGATCTGCTCGTTTCCCAAAGCTTCGCATTCGTGGGTCTTCGACGATCTGTACCGCCAGGGCCGCATCGAGCTGGAATGCGTGCCGCAAGGCACCATCGCGGAACGGTTGCGCGCAGCGGGCGCCGGGCTGGGCGGCTTCTTCACCCCCACCGCCTACGGCACCGAGCTTGCGCTAGGCAAGGAAACACGCATCATCGATGGGCGCGGCCATGTGTTCGAAACGCCCCTTCATGGCGACTTTGCGCTGGTGAAAGCCGATCAGGCCGACCGCTGGGGCAATCTGACTTATCACATGAGCGCGCGCAACTTTGGCCCCATCATGTGCATGGCCGCCAAGACCACCATCGTGCAAGTGCGCGCCAAAGCAGAGCTGGGCGAGCTGCCGCCTGAAGCCATCGTGACGCCAGGCATTTTCGTCAAGCGCGTGACCGAGGTGGCCAATGCCGCCTTCTCCAGCTAG
- a CDS encoding Bug family tripartite tricarboxylate transporter substrate binding protein, with protein sequence MAQASKPQRRLNAAAHRRVALKTLLCAALAATGLSAGPAHAADDWPSKPIKIIVPYTPGGSTDIVTRIVMEKLGPRLKQTIIVENRPGANSSVGSAIAAKSDPDGYTFLSMLPAYIINFHLYKLTYTPADLTPVVQMADLPLFLFVSQDLPVKTLAELVAYGRKNPDKLTYASSGNGSSAHLTGADFALQNKLTMTHVAYKGSAPILTDLLGNRVSMVFDPILVPMQYVKQNRLKALAFTGKERWPTEPGIPTMEEAGMPGFVTGSWAGLMAPANTPKPIIERMAREISEIVKEPDVKQKFVDAGFLPVSGTTAQFADLMKSDSARYEKIIQQAGITVN encoded by the coding sequence ATGGCACAAGCTAGCAAGCCGCAGCGTCGTCTTAACGCAGCAGCGCATCGCCGCGTTGCCCTGAAAACCTTGTTGTGCGCGGCGCTGGCCGCAACGGGCCTGAGCGCCGGCCCTGCCCACGCGGCCGATGACTGGCCCAGCAAACCGATCAAAATCATCGTGCCCTACACACCGGGCGGGTCCACCGATATCGTCACCCGGATCGTGATGGAAAAGCTTGGCCCTCGGTTAAAGCAAACCATCATTGTCGAAAACCGGCCCGGTGCGAACAGCAGCGTGGGTTCGGCTATTGCGGCAAAGTCCGACCCGGACGGATACACCTTTCTATCGATGCTGCCGGCCTACATCATCAACTTCCACCTGTACAAGCTGACCTACACCCCTGCCGATCTCACGCCGGTGGTGCAGATGGCCGACCTGCCGCTGTTCCTGTTCGTGTCGCAAGATTTGCCCGTCAAGACGCTGGCGGAGCTGGTCGCCTACGGACGCAAGAATCCAGACAAGCTGACCTATGCGTCCAGCGGCAATGGGTCCAGCGCCCACCTGACCGGCGCAGACTTCGCGCTGCAAAACAAACTGACGATGACGCACGTGGCCTACAAAGGCAGCGCGCCCATCCTGACCGATTTGCTGGGCAATCGCGTGTCCATGGTCTTTGACCCGATCCTCGTGCCCATGCAGTACGTCAAACAGAACCGGCTGAAGGCGCTCGCTTTCACGGGCAAGGAGCGCTGGCCCACCGAGCCCGGCATCCCCACCATGGAAGAGGCCGGCATGCCTGGTTTCGTAACCGGCTCCTGGGCCGGCTTGATGGCGCCCGCCAATACACCCAAGCCGATCATCGAACGGATGGCTCGCGAAATCAGCGAGATCGTCAAGGAACCCGATGTGAAGCAGAAGTTCGTGGACGCCGGCTTTCTGCCTGTCAGCGGCACCACGGCGCAATTTGCGGACCTGATGAAGTCAGATTCGGCCCGCTACGAAAAAATCATCCAGCAAGCCGGTATCACCGTGAATTAA
- a CDS encoding amino acid ABC transporter substrate-binding protein, which translates to MKRSTLFAAGALALACASQAAVAGPTLDAVKKKGFVQCGLTDGVSGFSATNSKGEWEGMDVDICRAVAAAVFGDSTKFKGSPLSTQQRFTALQSGEVDVLLRTVTLTQTRDTSLGLAAVAASFYDGQGILVNKKLGVKSAKELNGATVCVQPGTTTELNLADWFRSNNIEFKPVVIDKVTEVVRAFESGRCDAFTDDASQLAAVRATQVANPNDYEILPERFSKEPLGPMVRQGDENWVSIIRWTLFALLEAEEYGITQKNVDEMLKSTNPNVLRILGVTPGAGKNMGLDEKWAYNAIKAVGNYSEVFERNVGKDSKLGLQRGTNALWNKGGAMYPWPIR; encoded by the coding sequence ATGAAACGGTCAACTTTGTTTGCAGCCGGCGCGCTTGCCCTGGCTTGCGCGTCCCAGGCGGCAGTCGCCGGTCCTACGCTTGATGCGGTGAAGAAAAAGGGGTTCGTGCAGTGCGGTTTGACCGACGGCGTATCCGGATTTTCCGCCACCAACAGCAAGGGCGAATGGGAAGGCATGGATGTGGACATCTGCCGCGCGGTCGCGGCCGCGGTGTTCGGGGATTCGACCAAGTTCAAGGGGTCGCCGCTGTCGACCCAGCAACGCTTTACCGCGTTGCAATCGGGCGAAGTGGACGTGCTGCTGCGCACCGTGACGCTGACGCAAACGCGTGATACCTCGCTGGGCCTGGCGGCGGTTGCGGCCAGTTTCTACGATGGCCAGGGCATCCTGGTCAACAAGAAGCTCGGCGTTAAAAGCGCCAAGGAACTCAATGGCGCGACGGTCTGCGTGCAGCCGGGCACCACCACCGAACTGAATCTGGCGGATTGGTTCCGGTCGAACAATATTGAATTCAAACCCGTCGTGATCGACAAGGTGACTGAAGTCGTGCGCGCCTTTGAATCCGGCCGCTGCGACGCCTTCACCGACGATGCTTCGCAACTGGCCGCCGTGCGCGCCACGCAGGTCGCCAACCCGAACGACTACGAGATTCTGCCGGAACGATTCTCCAAGGAACCCTTGGGTCCCATGGTGCGCCAGGGCGACGAAAACTGGGTAAGCATCATCCGCTGGACGCTGTTCGCGCTGCTGGAGGCCGAGGAATACGGCATTACGCAGAAGAACGTCGACGAGATGTTAAAGAGCACCAATCCCAACGTGCTGCGCATCTTGGGCGTGACGCCGGGCGCGGGCAAGAACATGGGCCTGGACGAAAAATGGGCCTACAACGCCATCAAGGCCGTGGGCAACTACAGCGAAGTGTTCGAGCGCAACGTTGGCAAGGACAGCAAGCTGGGCCTGCAACGCGGCACGAACGCACTGTGGAACAAGGGCGGCGCCATGTATCCGTGGCCCATCCGCTGA